The following proteins come from a genomic window of Streptomyces liliiviolaceus:
- a CDS encoding cold-shock protein — protein MASGTVKWFNSEKGFGFIEQDGGGADVFAHYSNIAASGFRELNEGQKVTFDIAQGQKGPTAENIVPA, from the coding sequence ATGGCTTCCGGTACCGTGAAGTGGTTCAACAGCGAAAAGGGCTTCGGCTTCATCGAGCAGGACGGCGGCGGCGCCGACGTCTTCGCCCACTACTCGAACATCGCGGCTTCGGGCTTCCGCGAGCTGAACGAGGGCCAGAAGGTCACGTTCGACATCGCGCAGGGCCAGAAGGGCCCGACGGCCGAGAACATCGTTCCCGCCTGA
- a CDS encoding lipase family protein, which produces MPARRKLLAAAVTAAACLTAQALTATAATATDEVVSRGVTIPAFYNPPATLPAANGALVRSEPLPLALSLPSLHGPLPGTATRLMYKSTDSNGGPVAVTGAYIEPTARWKGGGPRPLVALAPGTLGQGDQCAASMGLEHPLSFNGETVSVGYEDLSIYRLLAKGAAVVVTDYAGLGATDRLHTYVDRVDEAHAVLDAVRAARSLGGASVTADSPVGLFGYSQGGGATAAAAELQSSYAPDITLAGTYAGAPPADLTAVTKAIDGSELAGALGWSLNGFLQSDPELKPIAESHLNAAGKAALTDLSTMCVGDALFGYGYAKSTKWTTDGRSISDIIATTPELKTFLDGQRIGRLKPSGPVRLATGVSDNLVPHGQSRDLAVDWCGKGADVTYKPVILPGVGSALLNHFAPLLTDQGAAIDWLTDRLSGTPTTSNCRTLPVQP; this is translated from the coding sequence ATGCCCGCACGCAGAAAACTGCTGGCCGCGGCAGTCACCGCCGCCGCCTGCCTCACCGCCCAGGCACTCACGGCCACCGCCGCCACGGCGACGGACGAGGTCGTCTCCCGGGGCGTCACGATCCCCGCCTTCTACAACCCGCCGGCCACCCTGCCCGCCGCGAACGGCGCGCTCGTGCGCAGCGAACCGCTCCCGCTCGCCCTGAGCCTGCCCAGCCTCCACGGACCGCTGCCGGGCACCGCGACCCGGCTGATGTACAAGTCCACCGACTCGAACGGCGGGCCGGTCGCCGTCACCGGGGCGTACATCGAACCGACGGCCCGCTGGAAGGGCGGCGGACCGCGGCCCCTGGTCGCGCTGGCGCCCGGCACCCTGGGCCAGGGCGACCAGTGCGCCGCGTCCATGGGTCTCGAACACCCGCTGTCGTTCAACGGCGAGACGGTCTCCGTCGGCTACGAGGACCTGTCGATCTACCGGCTCCTCGCCAAGGGCGCCGCCGTGGTCGTCACCGACTACGCCGGCCTGGGCGCGACCGACCGGCTGCACACCTACGTCGACCGGGTCGACGAGGCGCACGCGGTCCTCGACGCCGTCCGCGCGGCCCGCTCGCTCGGCGGCGCCTCGGTCACCGCCGACTCCCCGGTCGGGCTGTTCGGCTACAGCCAGGGCGGCGGGGCGACCGCCGCGGCCGCCGAACTGCAGTCCTCGTACGCCCCCGACATCACCCTCGCCGGAACCTACGCGGGCGCCCCGCCCGCCGACCTGACCGCGGTGACGAAGGCCATCGACGGCAGTGAGCTGGCCGGTGCGCTGGGCTGGTCCCTCAACGGCTTCCTCCAGTCCGACCCGGAGCTGAAGCCGATCGCCGAGTCGCATCTGAACGCGGCCGGGAAGGCGGCCCTCACCGATCTGTCCACCATGTGCGTCGGTGACGCCCTCTTCGGCTACGGCTACGCCAAGAGCACCAAATGGACGACCGACGGCCGCTCCATCAGCGACATCATCGCCACCACACCCGAACTCAAGACGTTCCTGGACGGTCAGCGCATCGGCAGGCTGAAGCCGTCGGGTCCGGTCCGGCTCGCGACGGGCGTCAGCGACAACCTCGTCCCGCACGGCCAGTCCCGGGACCTCGCCGTCGACTGGTGCGGCAAGGGCGCCGACGTCACGTACAAGCCGGTGATCCTGCCGGGCGTGGGCAGCGCGCTGCTCAACCACTTCGCCCCGCTCCTGACCGACCAGGGGGCCGCCATCGACTGGCTCACGGACCGCCTGTCGGGCACCCCCACCACCTCCAACTGCCGAACACTCCCGGTCCAGCCCTGA
- a CDS encoding MMPL family transporter — MATFLYRLGRLAFRRRWYAALVWAAVLAAVGLGAMKAPAAAEEAFSMPGIESQKAFDLMEQRFPGTSADGATARVVFVAPDGGKVTAAESKETVEKTVKELGDGSQVASAVDPFQAKAVSKDGTTAYATVTYKVGPEELTDASRSQLVKALDEARDSGLTVEAGGTAMEENGGPGGAAELIGVAIAAVVLLVTFGSLAAAGLPLLTAIIGVGVSMATILTLASTLGLSTTTGTLAMMLGLAVGIDYALFVVSRYREERAKGRTPEEATALATGTAGSAVVFAGLTVVIALAGLAVVGIPMLTKMGLAAAGAVVVGVFIALTLVPALLGFWPNAVLTRKARKSGRVEKEAESNGGTRWARFVLRRPVPVLLLGVVGLGALAVPMADLQLGMPGDEAKSTSTTERRAYDALADGFGPGFNGPLTVVVDAKGDADAKGAVETISKEIGATEGVVSVSPARFNEGGDTAVFSVVPSTAPTDQRTTDLVNTIRGERTGVEAETGATFEVTGTTALNIDISDKVSGALVPYLIVVVGLAIILLMVVFRSLLVPLKAALGFLLSVLASLGVVVLVFQQGHGADLMGVEQTGPIMSLMPIFLVGIVFGLAMDYEVFLVSRMREAYVHGESPAQAVTSGFRHSARVVVAAALIMIAVFAGFIGESESMIKMIGFGLATAVLFDAFVVRMAIVPAVLALLGHKAWWLPGWLDRLLPRVDVEGEALSRRADADPAPSDTADLEVART; from the coding sequence GTGGCTACTTTCCTGTACCGATTGGGCCGTCTGGCCTTCCGGCGTCGCTGGTACGCCGCCCTGGTCTGGGCGGCCGTCCTGGCCGCGGTGGGCCTGGGCGCGATGAAGGCCCCGGCGGCGGCCGAGGAGGCGTTCTCCATGCCGGGCATCGAGTCCCAGAAGGCGTTCGACCTGATGGAGCAGCGCTTCCCCGGGACGTCCGCCGACGGCGCGACCGCGCGGGTCGTCTTCGTCGCGCCGGACGGCGGGAAGGTCACCGCCGCCGAGAGCAAGGAGACCGTCGAGAAGACCGTGAAGGAACTGGGTGACGGCTCGCAGGTCGCGAGCGCCGTCGACCCCTTCCAGGCGAAGGCGGTCAGCAAGGACGGCACGACGGCGTACGCGACCGTCACCTACAAGGTCGGGCCCGAGGAGCTGACGGACGCCAGCAGGTCCCAGCTGGTGAAGGCGCTCGACGAGGCCCGGGACTCCGGGCTGACCGTCGAGGCCGGCGGGACCGCCATGGAGGAGAACGGCGGACCGGGCGGAGCGGCCGAACTGATCGGCGTCGCGATCGCCGCGGTCGTCCTGCTGGTCACCTTCGGTTCCCTCGCCGCGGCCGGACTGCCGCTGCTGACCGCCATCATCGGCGTCGGCGTGAGCATGGCCACGATCCTGACCCTGGCCAGCACCCTCGGCCTGTCCACCACCACCGGCACGCTGGCGATGATGCTGGGCCTCGCGGTCGGCATCGACTACGCCCTGTTCGTGGTCTCCCGCTACCGCGAGGAGCGCGCCAAGGGCCGTACGCCCGAGGAGGCCACCGCGCTCGCGACCGGTACGGCCGGTTCCGCGGTCGTCTTCGCCGGGCTCACCGTCGTCATCGCGCTGGCCGGACTCGCCGTCGTCGGCATCCCGATGCTCACCAAGATGGGCCTGGCCGCGGCCGGCGCCGTCGTCGTGGGCGTCTTCATCGCGCTGACGCTCGTACCGGCGCTGCTCGGCTTCTGGCCGAACGCCGTGCTCACCCGCAAGGCCCGCAAGAGCGGCCGGGTCGAGAAGGAGGCCGAGAGCAACGGCGGCACCCGCTGGGCGCGGTTCGTCCTGCGCCGGCCCGTACCCGTACTGCTCCTCGGCGTGGTCGGCCTCGGCGCCCTCGCGGTGCCGATGGCGGATCTGCAGCTGGGCATGCCCGGCGACGAGGCGAAGTCGACCTCCACCACCGAGCGCCGCGCCTACGACGCGCTCGCCGACGGCTTCGGACCGGGCTTCAACGGTCCGCTGACCGTCGTCGTGGACGCCAAGGGCGACGCCGACGCGAAGGGCGCCGTGGAGACGATCTCCAAGGAGATAGGCGCCACCGAGGGTGTCGTGTCAGTGTCCCCGGCGCGCTTCAACGAGGGCGGCGACACCGCCGTCTTCTCGGTCGTGCCCTCCACCGCGCCGACCGACCAGAGGACCACGGACCTGGTGAACACCATCCGCGGCGAGCGGACCGGGGTCGAGGCCGAGACCGGCGCGACCTTCGAGGTCACCGGCACCACCGCGCTGAACATCGACATCTCCGACAAGGTCTCGGGCGCCCTGGTCCCGTACCTGATCGTCGTGGTCGGCCTGGCGATCATCCTGCTGATGGTGGTCTTCCGGTCCCTGCTCGTCCCGCTGAAGGCGGCCCTCGGCTTCCTCCTGTCGGTCCTGGCCTCCCTCGGTGTGGTCGTCCTGGTCTTCCAGCAGGGCCACGGCGCCGACCTGATGGGCGTGGAGCAGACCGGCCCGATCATGAGCCTGATGCCGATCTTCCTGGTGGGCATCGTCTTCGGCCTGGCCATGGACTACGAGGTGTTCCTGGTCTCCCGGATGCGCGAGGCGTACGTCCACGGGGAGTCGCCCGCCCAGGCGGTGACCAGCGGATTCCGGCACAGCGCCCGGGTCGTCGTGGCCGCCGCGCTGATCATGATCGCGGTGTTCGCCGGCTTCATCGGCGAGAGCGAGTCCATGATCAAGATGATCGGCTTCGGGCTGGCCACCGCCGTCCTCTTCGACGCCTTCGTCGTCCGGATGGCGATCGTGCCCGCGGTCCTGGCCCTGCTCGGCCACAAGGCCTGGTGGCTGCCGGGCTGGCTCGACCGGCTGCTGCCCCGCGTCGACGTGGAGGGCGAGGCACTCAGCCGCAGGGCCGACGCGGACCCGGCGCCGTCCGACACGGCCGACCTGGAAGTGGCCCGCACCTGA